ATGGAATGGTTTCTGGAATTTGCCTTTGCCAAATGCATTAGGTTCGATTTGGGTAAACTTTAACTCACCCCTACTTTGGGACGTATTTGCGATTTCAACCTATTTCACAGTATCATTATTCTTTTGGTATATGGGGCTCATACCCGATATAGCTACGGTGCGTGATCGTGCGAAAGGTAAAGCGAAGAAATGGTTGTATAACCTTTTATCAATGGGATGGAACGGTTCTATCCGCACATGGATGCGTTATGAAGTAGTATGTTTGATATTGGCTGGTATTTCTACACCGCTGGTACTTTCGGTACATACCATTGTATCTTTTGACTTTGCTACATCGGTAATTCCTGGCTGGCACACCACTATTTTCCCTCCATACTTTGTAGCCGGAGCTATTTTTTCTGGATTTGGAATGGTGCTTACCTTATTGGTTATTGCCCGTAAGGTGATGAACTACGAAGATTATATTACTGTTCACCATTTGGATGCTATGTGCAAAGTAGTAATGCTTACGGGAACTATAGTAGGTACCGCATACATCACTGAATTCTTTATTGCTTGGTATTCAGGGGTAGAGTATGAGCAATATGCTTTTATCAATCGTGCTACGGGGCCATACTGGTGGGCTTATTGGAGTATGATGAGTTGCAACTTACTTGCTCCTCAGATATTTTGGTTCAAGAAGATACGTCAAAATCCAACTATTATATTTATCATGTCTATTATTGTGAATATTGGAATGTGGTTCGAACGTTTCGTAATCATTGTTACTTCTCTGCACCGTGACTACCTTCCTTCAAGTTGGATATATTACCGCCCTACTTGGGTTGAGGTTGCTATATTTTTAGGCACGATGGGATTGTTCTTTACTTGCTACTTTGTATTCTGTAAGTTCCTACCATCTATATCCATTGCCGAAACAAAAGCTATTATGCCTATCGACCAATTGCCGATTGCAAAAGCCAGAATGGAAAGAGAAAATTTAGCACATTCCCATTAAACAAAACGATAAAGTTATATAAGAATTAATATATAAAAGATGAAACCAACCAATTTTATAGCCGGCGTATTTGAAGACCCTGAATTGATTTATAGGGCTGCAAAGAAAATGAATAGCTCAGGAGTGAAAATATATGATTGTTACACTCCCTTTGCAGTGCATGGTCTTGATAAAACAATGGGTATCGAACGCACCCGCTTGAGTATTGCTGCATTTATATATGGATGTATCGGATTCCTATTAGCTTTAACTTTACAGTGGTTTACTTCTTATTTAGATTGGCAAGTAAACATAGGTGGCAAACCTAATACACCCGTTTTGGTAACCTTTGTGCCTGTATGTTTTGAGTGTACCGTTCTTTGCACGGCACTAGGAACAATTATGACTTTCTGGATTAAAAGCAAGATGTTTCATGGTGTAACACCCGATTTGTTTGACGATCGCCAAACTAGCGATTTATTTATATTGGCGATTGATGCTGACAGTAATAAAAACCACGATGCTATCAATCAAATACTTCGTGAAAATGGTGCAATCGACATTCGTACAAAATCATTCGACAAAAACCATTCATTGATACAATAAACACAAGTAATAAATGACAATGAAAATCAATAACACAACAGTTTATAAAATATTTGGCTCAATGGCTTTGGTTGCATTAATTGCAGCTTGTGGCAGAGGCCCGAATGACCCAGGGACTGAATATATGCCCGACATGTATGTGTCGGAAGGTTACGAGCCTTTTACACAGCTTGCTGAATCTCCGAACAAAATAAATGCAGATGGTAAAAACATGCGTGAACCAGCAAAACATACTATTGCCCAAGGCCAGTTAGATTACTACTATCCTTACCAAAAGGAACAATATGATGAAGCTTTGAAAAATGTAAAAATGCCTGCAACTATTGCCTACACGTCCGAAAACCTTGCTATAGGAAAACATTTTTATGATATCAATTGCTTCCCCTGCCATGGCGACATCGGTTTGGGAGATGGGGCAGTTGCTGTAAAATTTCCTCCAGGCAATATACCTTCTTATGCAACTGATAGAATTCAAACATTAAGCGAAGGAGGTATGTATCATTCTATTACTTATGGCAAAAATTTAATGGGTTCGTATGCTTCAGTATTAACCCCCACCGAACGTTGGTGTGTAATACAATATGTACAATACCTTAGCAAAAAAGCCAAAACCAATGGTGCTACCGCCACTGCACCTAGTGACTCATTAAAAAAAGATAAATAACAACCGATAATTTTATACAGACCTAATGGAACATCATCACATAGAAATTACGGAAGAACGTTTCGACTTCAATTCTAAAACTAAAAACTTTGTCTTCATGCTCATCGGCCTAGGCTTGATTTGCACTCTTGCGGGTGTATTAATGCTAAAGGGAGAAGCTGGAAACATTATGGAAAAGCGTTTTTGGGGCAGCATGCTTTTGGCAGGTTACTACACTACCCTCATTAGTTTGTGCGGAACTGTTTTTATCGGTATCAACTACTTGTCCAATGCGGGTTGGAGTGCTGCTATAAAAAGGATACCCGAAGCTATGGGACAATACCTTCCTATTGGGGTTTTAACGTTATTGATTATCTTTTTTGTAGGGCGTGAGCACGTATTTGAATGGTCAATTCCCGAAATTATGAACAATGATTCTTTATTACAAGGGAAAAGCAGTTTCTTAAATACAACATTTTTTGTAGGGGGTAGTATTCTATTTTTTGGATTATATTATTTCTTCACCCGCTATTTCCGCCGTTTGTCTATAAGAGAAGACAAAGAAAAAGGTACAAAAATATTTCATACAAATCGCCGTGTTGCGGGTGGCTTTATGGCCATCTTTGGTTTCACTTTCCCAGTAATATCATGG
This DNA window, taken from Bacteroidota bacterium, encodes the following:
- the nrfD gene encoding NrfD/PsrC family molybdoenzyme membrane anchor subunit, encoding MYESPLRERLITGDKSYGQISADICRPIENPPSKAWWAGFSVSFIFLCLLVLSLTITVVEGIGTWGVNKTVGWAWDITNFVFWVGIGHAGTLISAILLLFRQKWRMSINRSAEAMTIFAVMCAAIFPLFHMGRIWNGFWNLPLPNALGSIWVNFNSPLLWDVFAISTYFTVSLFFWYMGLIPDIATVRDRAKGKAKKWLYNLLSMGWNGSIRTWMRYEVVCLILAGISTPLVLSVHTIVSFDFATSVIPGWHTTIFPPYFVAGAIFSGFGMVLTLLVIARKVMNYEDYITVHHLDAMCKVVMLTGTIVGTAYITEFFIAWYSGVEYEQYAFINRATGPYWWAYWSMMSCNLLAPQIFWFKKIRQNPTIIFIMSIIVNIGMWFERFVIIVTSLHRDYLPSSWIYYRPTWVEVAIFLGTMGLFFTCYFVFCKFLPSISIAETKAIMPIDQLPIAKARMERENLAHSH
- a CDS encoding cytochrome c, whose amino-acid sequence is MKINNTTVYKIFGSMALVALIAACGRGPNDPGTEYMPDMYVSEGYEPFTQLAESPNKINADGKNMREPAKHTIAQGQLDYYYPYQKEQYDEALKNVKMPATIAYTSENLAIGKHFYDINCFPCHGDIGLGDGAVAVKFPPGNIPSYATDRIQTLSEGGMYHSITYGKNLMGSYASVLTPTERWCVIQYVQYLSKKAKTNGATATAPSDSLKKDK
- a CDS encoding DUF3341 domain-containing protein translates to MKPTNFIAGVFEDPELIYRAAKKMNSSGVKIYDCYTPFAVHGLDKTMGIERTRLSIAAFIYGCIGFLLALTLQWFTSYLDWQVNIGGKPNTPVLVTFVPVCFECTVLCTALGTIMTFWIKSKMFHGVTPDLFDDRQTSDLFILAIDADSNKNHDAINQILRENGAIDIRTKSFDKNHSLIQ